Proteins from a genomic interval of Thunnus thynnus chromosome 5, fThuThy2.1, whole genome shotgun sequence:
- the LOC137183527 gene encoding tripartite motif-containing protein 16-like produces MAQKGDQLDRETFSCSICLDLLKDPAAIPCGHSYCMSCIKGFWDGEDQRKIYSCPQCRQTFAPRPVLGKNTMLAALVEHMKKTGLQAAPADHCYAGPQDVACDVCTGRKLKALKSCLVCLASYCEKHLQRHYDVAPLKKHKLVDPSEKLQENICSRHNEVMKMFCRTDQQSICYLCSVDEHKGHDTVSAAAERTERQRELEVSRQNIQQRIQDREKDVKMLQQEVEAVSHSADEAVEDSEKIFTELIRLIQKRSSDVKQQIRSQQETEVSRVKELQEKLEQEITELKRKDAELKQLSHTEDHNQFLHNYPSLSQHSASTDSSSINIHPLRYFEDVTAAVSELRDKLQDILMEKRRNISLTVTEVDVLLSEAEPKTRAGFLKYSREITLDPNTAYTYLLLSEGNRKATYMSQQQSYSRHPDRFTGWQQVLSRESLTGRCYWEVEWREDGVGVAVAYKNISRAGNSNECQFGFNDKSWMLDCNTDSYTFWFNNIKTRVSGPGSSRVGVYLDHTAGILSFYSVSETMTLLHRVQTTFTQPLYAGLRTYYGDTVELCKLK; encoded by the coding sequence atggcgcagaaaggagatcagctggaccgagaaaccttctcttgttccatctgtctggatctactgaaggatccggcggctattccctgtggacacagctactgcatgagctgtattaaaggcttctgggatggagaggatcagaggaagatctacagctgccctcagtgcagacagaccttcgcaccgaggcctgtcctggggaaaaacaccatgttagcagctttagtggagcacatgaagaagactggactccaagctgctcctgctgatcactgctatgctggacctcaagatgtggcctgtgatgtctgcactgggaggaagctgaaagccctcaagtcctgtctggtgtgtctggccTCTTACTGTGAAAAACACCTCCAGCGTCACTATGATGTAGCTCCATTgaagaaacacaagctggtcgacccctcggagaagctccaggagaacatctgctctcgtcataatgaggtgatgaagatgttctgccgtactgatcagcagagtatctgttatctctgctctgtggatgaacataaaggccacgacacagtctcagctgcagcagaaaggactgagaggcagagagagctcgaggtgagtcgacaaaacatccagcagagaatccaggacagagagaaagatgtgaagatgcttcaacaggaggtggaggccgtcagtCACTCTGCTGAtgaagcagtggaggacagtgagaagatcttcactgagctgatccgtctcatccagaaaagaagctctgatgtgaagcagcagatcagatcccagcaggaaactgaagtgagtcgagtcaaagagcttcaggagaagctggagcaggagatcactgagctgaagaggaaagacgctgaactgaagcagctctcacacacagaggatcacaaccagtttctacacaactacccctcactgtcacaacacagtgcatctacagactcatccagcatcaatatccatCCTCTGCgctactttgaggatgtgacagcagctgtgtcagagctcagagataaactacaggacatcctgatggagaaaaggagaaatatctcactgacagtgactgaagtggacgttttactgtcagaagcagaacccaagaccagagctggattcttaaaatattcacgtgaaatcacactggatccaaacacagcataCACAtatctgttattatctgaggggaacagaaaagcaacatacatgagtcaacaacagtcttattctcgtcacccagacagattcactggaTGGCagcaggtcctgagtagagagagtctgactggacgttgttactgggaggtggagtggagagagGATGGAGTTGgtgtagcagtcgcatacaagaatatcagcagagcaggaaactCAAATGAATGTCAATTTGGATTTAATGACAAATCTTGGATGTTAGATTGTAACACTgacagttatacattttggttcaacaacatcaaaactcgtgtctcaggtcctggttcctccagagtaggagtgtacctggatcacacagcaggtattctgtccttctacagtgtctctgaaaccatgactctcctccacagagtccagaccacattcactcagcctctctatgctggacttcgTACTTATTATGGAGACACAGTTGAgttgtgtaaactcaaatag
- the LOC137183528 gene encoding E3 ubiquitin/ISG15 ligase TRIM25-like, translating into MAQKGDQLDRETFSCSICLDLLKDPVTIPCGHSYCMSCIKGFWDEEDQRKIYSCPQCRQTFTPRPVLVKNTMLAALVEQLKKTGLQAAPADHCYAGPEDVACDVCTGRKLKALKSCLTCPASYCEKHLQPHYDAAPLKKHKLVDPSEKLQENICSRHDEVMKMFCRTDQQSICYLCSVDEHKGHDTVSAAAERTERQRELEVSRQNIQQRIQDREKDVKLLQQRMKAVNRSADKAVEDSEKIFTELISLIQKRSSDVKQQIRSQQETEVSRVKELQEKLEQEITELKRKDAELKQLLHTEDHNQFLHNYPSLSQVSASTDSSSINIRPLRYFEDVTAAVSELRDKLQDILREK; encoded by the coding sequence atggcgcagaaaggagatcagctggaccgagaaaccttctcttgttccatctgtctggatctactgaaggatccggtgactattccctgtggacacagctactgcatgagctgtattaaaggcttctgggatgaagaggatcagaggaagatctacagctgccctcagtgcagacagaccttcacaccgaggcctgtcctggtgaaaaacaccatgttagcagctttagtggagcagctgaagaagactggactccaagctgctcctgctgatcactgctatgctggacctgaagatgtggcctgtgatgtctgcactgggaggaagctgaaagccctcaagtcctgtctgaCTTGTCCAGCCTCTtactgtgaaaaacatctgCAGCCTCATTATGATGCAGCTCCactaaagaaacacaagctggtcgacccctcggagaagctccaggagaacatctgctctcgtcatgatgaggtgatgaagatgttctgccgtactgatcagcagagtatctgttatctctgctctgtggatgaacataaaggccacgacacagtctcagctgcagcagaaaggactgagaggcagagagagctcgaggtgagtcgacaaaacatccagcagagaatccaggacagagagaaagatgtgaagctgcttcaacagagGATGAAGGCCGTCaatcgctctgctgataaagcagtggaggacagtgagaagatcttcactgagctgatcagtctcatccagaaaagaagctctgatgtgaaacagcagatcagatcccagcaggaaactgaagtgagtcgagtcaaagagcttcaggagaagctggagcaggagatcactgagctgaagaggaaagacgctgaactgaagcagctcttacacacagaggatcacaaccagtttctacacaactacccctcactgtcacaagtcagtgcatctacagactcatccagcatcaatatccgtcctctgagatactttgaggatgtgacagcagctgtgtcagagctcagagataaactacaggacatcctgagggagaaatag